Sequence from the Clostridium butyricum genome:
TATATGTGTATCCACGTCCAAATATTATAACTGCCTGTTTAGATACGCATAACAATCCTATGGATGCTGGAAATAACAAAATAAAATATATGCTTATAACTTTCTTTAAAAGTTCCATATATACTTCTTTTGATTTATTAGCAAGGTAATTTACAAGTCTTGCCATTGATACCTGTATTATTGTAAATATTAAAATATCAATTATGTTCATTATTTTAAAGGATATCGCATAAAAACCTGTTTCAGTAGAACCTATATAATTATCTATCATAACCCTATCTAGCTGGGTATATAGAAGATATGTATTTGATAAAATAAGAGTCTGAAACATGGGTTTTAAATGCCTCTTTATCTCAACATCTCTAAAATCAAATTTTGTTCTCTTCCTTATATAAATAAAACTTAAAATATTATTAATAAAATTAAATCCTACAAGAATATAAAGATAAAGCAGGTAATTGCTTTCATCTTTTACACAAAATATTACTAATACAGAATATATTATTCTTGTAACCATTGTCTTTATAGCTATAAAGTCATAATTTTCTAAAGCTTCATTTATCCATTCAACATAAAAAATATTAAACAATACATTTCCGCCCATAATCAAGCATGTATAAAAGGGTGCCTTTCCATTGTATTTAAATATTATATAGGCAGTATATGAAATTGTTGTAAGTAATGTTGTTGTGGTGGTTATAACAAAAAGGCTAGTTATTGTCTTATTCAACTTTTCTTTATCATTACGTACCCTGCTTATTTCTCTTAACCCATATTGTGATACACCAAAACATGCAAATGTCATAAAAATTGTATTACATGTTTCACCAACTGAAATATATCCATTATATGTTTCTTTAATAGCTCCAAGAACAATTGGTGTTATAATAATCGGAAGTGCAATATTAAATAAATTAAGTATTGTCTTAAATATTGCATTTTTTGAAATTGATTTATTCATCGTCATTTCCTCTATGTTTTTCTAAATGTCTTTTATTTTACTTTATCCCTTATTTTCCAATACATGATATTTTAAGCTTTATATTCACATTGGTCAACATTTTTTATGATTAAATAATAAATTTGTAAGCTTTATATGCTGAAATTTTATTTCTTTCTCAATATTGTGAATAAATACTCTAAAAATTTATATAGTTGCTAGTATTTCAATTTATAATCTAAATGGCCTATATACATACTGCTAATATGTGAATCTATGCTGAAAACTTTTTTATAGTTAAATGTTGTTAGATATTCTTAAAATATAAAATCAATATTATCATCTTGTATATTCCTACTTATTTAAATAATAAAAATCTAAATAATAATCTCTGAAAGTTTTGTTTAAAATGAGGAAGCTTTTTAGTATTTACACCTAATACATAATAACTATTAAGAATTAAAATATATTCTAATTTGATTCTCCTTTCTTTTTAACATATCAAAATATCCCAGCATAAAAATCTAAAAATCTTTAATACCTATCCGTATGAATGCTTAGAGCAAGATGAGACTTAAATATAATTTTCAATTAATAGTTCTCTATATGAATATTTATTATTTCATCAGCTGAAGCATATGAACCATTTTTTAATATATCGAAAAAGATTTTCATATAATCAAAGTTTTCTTCAGAATTTATTAAAGAATAAAAACTATAATAATGTCCAATATATTTTGTAGCAATTCCTTTAAATCTCCAAAGCCAAGAATTTAAACCACCTATAAAATTTTTCATACTTTTACATACCCTAAAATCATCTGTTATATGACGTATTCCAACCCAATTTATATGTACTTTAAATCCATACTTTCTCTTTATATCCTTATGTAAATTTCTATTGTGTTTTATAGTACATTCTTCAATTGTCTTCCTATTAATATGTTCCAAATGCACATAACATCCCATTTCAGTGTTATCTAATACATTATGTTTAAAAGTATCTTTCAATGTTTCATTTTTCTCTTTCACATTAATAAGTGGTATTTCACCATCCTCTGCAGATATTAATATTTCAACATCACGAGGCATGTATCCATATATTTTGGCAGTTTTATTCTCAATCTTCTCTTCATATGTATAATGTTTGTTTCTACTTCCTTTAGAACATTTTGTTACATAATAGTCCATCACTGATACACACTTTCTAAAGGATTCTGGTTTATAATGATTTTCAACTGCATGTAAAATCTTATGTCTCCAGTAAAATGCTGTTGTTGTTGTAATTTTTAAAACTCTAGCACTGCATTCAAGAGTCATCCCCTCACACATTAACTCAATAAATTCAATCCATTTTTCTGGTTCATATTTTAAGTATTTCCATACGGAAAATGTTGTATTTGAAAATGTTTTACTACATTTATCATTTTTGCACTTATATCTCTGTATACCTTGGTACTTTCCATATTTAATGAAGTGTTTACAGCCACAATATGGGCAGCTCTCATATTCCTTTATATTATGTTTATCATAAATTTTTTCTTTAAGCATTAATTTTTTATACTTTTCAAATTTTTTCAAATCATAATCAGTCTTTATCACAATATCATTCTCCTTAACACCCATAAACATTAACATGATATAGGGATATATTATAAATGTATCTCTTTAAAATTTGCAAATCATAAAGTTCTATACTTAATTAAAGTTCATACTCAATTTATTATTTAGATCATTGCCAATTTATTCATTTTTTAAACATAACAACATTTCATTATAAAAAGGTTTTTCATTTAATTTTATATATAATACCACTAGCATAAGCAACAAAACATCTCCGTTTCATGTAATATTAACCTTATTTCTTAACAATATGATTATAGTCATTTTACTGTTAATTATCTTCACACAAAAATAGATGTTCAGAAAACATTGCTCCTGAACATCTGTTTATAAAACTATTTAACACCCATCCATCCTGAAATAACCATCATCTGCACTTCTGATGTTCCTTCATAGATTTCTGTTATTTTAGCATCACGCATCATTCTTTCAATTGGATAATCACTTGTATATCCATAACCACCAAATAATTGTAAACAACGTCTTGTTACATCACTAGCATTATTTGCAGAAACAAGTTTTGCCATTGCAGCTAAATGTGTGAATCTTTCATGATCATCTTTTGCACATGCTGCTTGGTATACTAAAAGTTTTGCTGCTTCTGTATTTGCACGCATCTTTGCAAGTTCAAACTGAGTATTCTGGAATTTTGATATAGGACGACCAAACTGAACACGTTCTTTAACATATTTTACAGTTTCATCTATTGCTCCTTCTGCAATTCCAAGAGCCTGTGCTGCAATACCTATACGTCCTCCATCAAGGGTTGCCATTGCAATATTGAATCCTCTACCTTCTTCTCCTAATAAATTTTCCTTTGGAACTATGCAATTATCAAAGAATAATTCACATGTAGATGATGCACGTATTCCCATCTTTAATTCATGACTTCCAACTGAAAAACCTGGGAAATCTTTTTCAATTATGAAAGCTGAAATTCCCTTTGTTCCCTTACTCTTATCGGTCATAGCAAAAACAATATAAGTATCTGCATATCCAGCATTAGTAATAAATATCTTACTACCGTTTAATACATAATGATCTCCTTCAAGTACTGCTGTTGTCTTTTGCATTGAAGCATCAGTTCCAGCAACTGGTTCTGTTAGTGCAAATGCACCTAATTTTTCTCCTGAGGCAAGTGGTTTTAGATATTTATTTTTCTGCTCTTCTGTACCATATGTGTAAATTGGTGTTGCGCAAAGACTTGTGTGTGCAGAAACGATAACTCCTGTTGTTCCACAACATTTAGAAAGTTCTTCTACGCATTGAATATAACTCAATGTATCCATACCAGCTCCACCATATTCTTCAGGAAATGGAATTCCAAGTAATCCCATTTCAGCCATTTTAGCTACATTTTCTTCTGGAAATCTCATTGTCTCATCAATTTCTTTTGCTATTGGCTTTACTTCATTTTCTGCAAACTCACGATACATCTCCTGTAATTGTGTATGATTTTCATCTTGTTTAAAATTCATATTAAACTCCTACCTTTCTTTTTTTGCAACAAGCTATCTATAATTAAAAATTAAAATTGCAATTAAATTCTTTCAAAATTTTTTATATCTAATGTATATCAAACATTGAACTATCTATAAGATTTAAAATTCAAATATGCTTTTAATCAATTTGTAAAAATCTCCAATTTATTTTAAACTGCAGAATATTTTAAGTTAATTTCATTTTATTAATCTAAACCTTTAGGCTTTAGTTATATATAAATTTTTATTTATTATCATCCAATGAACAGCATACTTTACCCGGATTCATAATTAAATTTGGATCAAATACCTTTTTAATACCCTTCATCAAATTCATATTTATGTCTCCAACACTCTCTGCTAAATAATTCATCTTTCCGCTGCCTATTCCATGTTCTCCAGAAACAAGACCTCCACATTGTGTCGCTTCTTTATAAATAATCTTAAAGAATTTATCTACTCTTGTCTTAAATTCTTCTTCTTCTAGATCATTACTACATTGATATATGTGAAGATTTCCATCTCCAGCATGTCCAAAACTCTTAATTGTAATTCCACAGTCTTCAGCTGTTTTATTTACTAATGAAAGATAAGAAGAAATCTTATTTACTGGAACTACCACATCACATTCATCCAATAATTTTGTTTCTGCCATAATTGCCTCCAAGAAGCTTGAACGTGCAGCCCATGCATCCTTCATCTTTGCTGGTGTATCTGCTACAAGAACATCAATTGCACCTTCCTCTAATACCATTTCACTTGTTTCTTCAATAAGTGTATTTAATTCATCTTCACTTGATGCATCTAAAGTAACAAGTAAATAAGCATTTGCTGTTGTTCCATCTACAACCTGTGGGAAAACACTCTTTCCAATATATCTTTCACTAGAAAGAACAATTTCTCTTTCCATAAATTCTAATGCTTGTGGATTCATATGTGCCATTTTAAATTTAGGAACAGTAGAAATACAGTCATCTAAGTTTTCAAAAGGAATAATAAGACTTGCAACCATCTTTGGTGCTGGCATAACCTTCAATGTAAGTTCTGTAATTATACCAAGTGTACCTTCTGATCCAATCATCAAATTTAAAAGACTATATCCTGAACTTGTCTTAGATACTGTTGCTCCAAATTTAGTAATTTCTCCTGTTGGAAGTACAACTGTCATTGAACGTACATAATCTCGTGTTGCACCATATTTAACAGCTCTCATTCCTCCAGCATTTGTTGAAACGTTTCCACCTAAACATGCTAACTTCTCACCTGGATCTGGAGCATATAATAATCCCTGTTTTGCACAATCCTCAGCAAGATCATTTAATAAGACACCCGCTTCCACATTTACAACAAAATTTTCTAAATCATAAGATAATATTTTATTCATCTTTGTTATATCTATTAAAACTCCACCTAAAACTGGAACTGCACCACCTACAAGTCCTGTTCCTGCACCCCTTGGAGTCACTGGTATTTTATTTTCATTACATATCTTAACTACTTTGCTTACCTCTTCTGTGGAATGTGCCATAAATACTACCTGAGGAGCACATTTACCGTAAATAGGCATTTCATCATGAGAATAATCTTCATTTATATCATCTCCACTTAAAATATGCCCCGGAGCTGCCTCCTTTAATTTTAATATTAAATCTTCTGTTAATATGTTGTACTGAGCCATAATACTCATTCCTCCTATTAATCTATATTTCAATTGGTAATCTAATAAAATATCTGCCAAATTGAATCTATATCAATAATTTTAATTTATAAGCTTTGTTACAATTTATATCTGCTTAATAACTGAAATTTTTTAACTCTAATTTTTAGTATTTTTATAATATAAAAGTTCCAAGGAAGCATACAATTCCAGCAATAACTACGTAGCATACAAAATATTTAAATACGCTTCTTAAAATTTTACTTTCAGAACCAGACTTATCAATTGCACTTGCACCAATTGCAATGCTTTGAGGACAGATCATTTTTCCAATACCTGCTCCAAGAGTATTTGCAGCTGCCATCCATGCTCCAGAAAGTCCAAGATTTTGTGCTGTCTCTACTTGCAAGCCTCCAAAGAGTACACTTGTTGAGGTTCCAGAACCTGTGACAAATGATCCAATTGCTCCAATTAGTGGTGATATTAATGGATATGCTCCACCTGTAATTACAACTAAAAAGCTTGCAATATCTGCAATCATCCCACTATAACTCATAGTCTTTGCTGTTGCCATAACTGCACAAATTGTAACAATTGTTTTCCAATTTGCTTTTAATGTATCAATCAATAACTCAAACATCAATGATACTTTTGCCTTTTGAATAAAGCCTCCAATAATGGCAGCAATAAAAATAATTATACCTGGTGTATTAATCCAGCTGAAAGTCAATGTGTTTCCTCCCTGACCGGCATATACACACACACTAGTTTTGAAACCTGAAATCAAATTATGAATTGGTGCACACAATGTTGATGTCATTATTAACATAAAGAATATTAAAATAAATGGACACCATGCTTGTACTGATTCTTTAAATGATAAAGATTTTTCTTCATTATGATTATTGATTTCAATACAGTATTCTTTCTGAGGTTTTTTATTAAATACTTTTGCAGCAGCAATTGTACATATCATACAACAAATTGATCCTACTATATCAGGTAATTCTACACCAAGTACTGTTGCAGTAAAAAATGAAGGTACTGTAAATGATAGTGCAGCAACCAAAGTAACTGGAAATACTCCCTTTAGTGCCTTTATTCCACCGCCTACAATGCATACCATAATAAATGGACTTATAAAACATAGAACCGATTGAATTATTGCTGTATTTGTAGCTAATACGTTAGCTTGAACTCCAGTTACAGCTGAAAGCGTTACCAAAGGTATGCCTACTGAACCAAATGCAGTTGGTGTAGTGTTAGCAACAAGACAAGAAATAACTGCTGCAAATGGATTTAGCCCTACTCCTGCAAGTATAGATGCTGGAATAGCAACAGCTGTTCCAAACCCAGCCATACCTTCCATAAAATTTCCGAATCCCCATCCAATAATTAGTATTAAAACTCTTTTATCAATAGAAACTCCAGCAAGCATCTTTTTTATAGAATCCATCGCACCTGTACGCAAAATCAAATTATACGTAAATAAAGCTGCAATAATAACTAGACAAATTGGCCATAGTGCATTGAGTATTCCTTCCAATACTCCTGTGACAGTGCAGGCTACATTAAGTTTCCACAAAAACATAGCTAAACCCATTGTAAGAATAAGTGCAATAGTGCAGGCTTTATAACCGGGCATTTTTAATTTACTCAATGCAACGATAAGCCAAAGAATTGGTAATATTGCCATTAAAAATTTAAGAAACAGCATTCCACTTCCCCCTTATTAAGTTATTATCTGATACTATATATTTATTGGTACTACCATTTATATTATGATTCTACAATTCAAAATATGTTAATTTAATACTACTTTTCAATAAATATTAAATTTATTTCTTTTATACCATTACTTAATATAATCGTGATACATAATATTATTCTTGTAATACTATTGGATAAAACTTTATGGATAAAGACTAAAATTTTTTCAAACAAGCTATAGCCAATTTAATAGCAATAGCCTGTTAAATACAGTTAAATCTAAAATCAAGTTATTTGGCTTTTACTTTCTTCATTTCTTCAATCATAGAAGGAAGAATCTCATTTACATTTCCAACAATACCAACATTGGCAATTTCAAAAATTGGAGCATCCTCATCTTTATTAATTGCAACAATATAATCTGATCCTAACATCCCAGATGTATGTTGTGTTGCTCCAGAAATACCGCATGCAATATAAAGTTTTGGTGCTACAATCTTTCCTGATTGACCAACTTGATGTGCACGAGAAATCCATCCATTTTCAATAGGTGGTCTAGATGCCCCCACAACACCGCCAAGTACCTCTGCCAATTCTTCAACTAACTTAAAATTCTCTGCAGTTCCCATACCACGTCCACCAGAAACAATTACCTTAGCCTCTTCTAAATTAACAGATTCAGAAATTTCCTTTACCACATCAATAATCTTTGCTTTAACAGTATCTGATGGAACTTCTATAGATTTCACTGTTACATCTTTCTTCAAACCAGATTCTGGTTTTGGGTAACTACCATTTCTAACTGTAACTATAGCTGTACCTTCAACTTCTATGTTTTCTAGAATTGTACCTCCATAAGCTGGTCTAGTATATATAGTTTTTCCATCATTTATATCAATTTTTATTACATCACTAACGCATCCTAAATTCATACGTCCTGAAATTCGGGGTGCAAGATCTTTTGCTAATGTTGTATTTGCTAAAAGTACTAAATCAGGTTTTTGTTCTTTTATTATTTCTGATAATACTTTTGTTAAAGTATCACAATCTGAATTTGTATCAGTAAAAATAACTGGAATTCCAAAAGAAGCTACCGTATCAGCAGCTTCTCTGTTTCCTGCTACAACTGCTGTTCCTTCTGCATTTAACTCTTTTAATGTACTGATTAGTTCAAGGCTTCCACCTAGCACCTTTTCTCCACATGTCTCAATAAAAACTAATGCTTTCATATACTCAATCCCCCCTTTTATTAAATTACCTTATCCTTTTTCATTTGATCCATAGCAGCACTTATTGCTACATTAACATCCTTCTCTTGAATCTTAATACCAGCTTCTTTCTTAGGAGGTTCAACATATTTAATGCAATGTACTTTAGATTTTTTTACTTCTCCAATCTCTTCTGCACTATAAGTTGGAATTACAGCCTTACGACTCTTCATTTTACTCTTAATTGTTGGATAACGTGGATCATAATTAGGCTTACTCACTGTTATCACAGCTGGAGACTTCATTGAAACTAAATTATACCCTTCTTCTGTTTCTTGATGAACTTCAATATTATCATCTTTTAAATCGATTTCAACAGCACTACTAACAAACCCAACTTCTAACTTTTCAGAAAGAATTGCTCCAACTTGTCCAGTAATTTCATCTGTTGATTCTTTTCCACATAGAATTAAATCAAATTTTTCACCCTTATCTTTTTCAATTT
This genomic interval carries:
- a CDS encoding electron transfer flavoprotein subunit beta/FixA family protein yields the protein MNILLCVKQVPDDSVEIHLADSEKKPNLNGVSLVANAFDTYALEMAVRFIEANEGAVSVLTVGAEDCLNTLKNCLSVGAKEAFFVKDDLYSDLDAMGAAQALADAIHKIEKDKGEKFDLILCGKESTDEITGQVGAILSEKLEVGFVSSAVEIDLKDDNIEVHQETEEGYNLVSMKSPAVITVSKPNYDPRYPTIKSKMKSRKAVIPTYSAEEIGEVKKSKVHCIKYVEPPKKEAGIKIQEKDVNVAISAAMDQMKKDKVI
- a CDS encoding oligosaccharide flippase family protein encodes the protein MNKSISKNAIFKTILNLFNIALPIIITPIVLGAIKETYNGYISVGETCNTIFMTFACFGVSQYGLREISRVRNDKEKLNKTITSLFVITTTTTLLTTISYTAYIIFKYNGKAPFYTCLIMGGNVLFNIFYVEWINEALENYDFIAIKTMVTRIIYSVLVIFCVKDESNYLLYLYILVGFNFINNILSFIYIRKRTKFDFRDVEIKRHLKPMFQTLILSNTYLLYTQLDRVMIDNYIGSTETGFYAISFKIMNIIDILIFTIIQVSMARLVNYLANKSKEVYMELLKKVISIYFILLFPASIGLLCVSKQAVIIFGRGYTYIAAVPILMVFSIYLMAVGIDRIIEQQIIYVFGYEKADTKLALYGGILNLILNYALVLGGIFTPTTAVVTTLIANIFLISLEYGYLVKKVIKIDIKLFSLNNMKYLFYSLIFIPVCMFINSNVENILFSCAADVICCAIIYVGILFITRDKTFNELYNLILKKL
- a CDS encoding FAD-binding oxidoreductase, translating into MAQYNILTEDLILKLKEAAPGHILSGDDINEDYSHDEMPIYGKCAPQVVFMAHSTEEVSKVVKICNENKIPVTPRGAGTGLVGGAVPVLGGVLIDITKMNKILSYDLENFVVNVEAGVLLNDLAEDCAKQGLLYAPDPGEKLACLGGNVSTNAGGMRAVKYGATRDYVRSMTVVLPTGEITKFGATVSKTSSGYSLLNLMIGSEGTLGIITELTLKVMPAPKMVASLIIPFENLDDCISTVPKFKMAHMNPQALEFMEREIVLSSERYIGKSVFPQVVDGTTANAYLLVTLDASSEDELNTLIEETSEMVLEEGAIDVLVADTPAKMKDAWAARSSFLEAIMAETKLLDECDVVVPVNKISSYLSLVNKTAEDCGITIKSFGHAGDGNLHIYQCSNDLEEEEFKTRVDKFFKIIYKEATQCGGLVSGEHGIGSGKMNYLAESVGDINMNLMKGIKKVFDPNLIMNPGKVCCSLDDNK
- a CDS encoding L-lactate permease, with amino-acid sequence MLFLKFLMAILPILWLIVALSKLKMPGYKACTIALILTMGLAMFLWKLNVACTVTGVLEGILNALWPICLVIIAALFTYNLILRTGAMDSIKKMLAGVSIDKRVLILIIGWGFGNFMEGMAGFGTAVAIPASILAGVGLNPFAAVISCLVANTTPTAFGSVGIPLVTLSAVTGVQANVLATNTAIIQSVLCFISPFIMVCIVGGGIKALKGVFPVTLVAALSFTVPSFFTATVLGVELPDIVGSICCMICTIAAAKVFNKKPQKEYCIEINNHNEEKSLSFKESVQAWCPFILIFFMLIMTSTLCAPIHNLISGFKTSVCVYAGQGGNTLTFSWINTPGIIIFIAAIIGGFIQKAKVSLMFELLIDTLKANWKTIVTICAVMATAKTMSYSGMIADIASFLVVITGGAYPLISPLIGAIGSFVTGSGTSTSVLFGGLQVETAQNLGLSGAWMAAANTLGAGIGKMICPQSIAIGASAIDKSGSESKILRSVFKYFVCYVVIAGIVCFLGTFIL
- a CDS encoding electron transfer flavoprotein subunit alpha/FixB family protein; this translates as MKALVFIETCGEKVLGGSLELISTLKELNAEGTAVVAGNREAADTVASFGIPVIFTDTNSDCDTLTKVLSEIIKEQKPDLVLLANTTLAKDLAPRISGRMNLGCVSDVIKIDINDGKTIYTRPAYGGTILENIEVEGTAIVTVRNGSYPKPESGLKKDVTVKSIEVPSDTVKAKIIDVVKEISESVNLEEAKVIVSGGRGMGTAENFKLVEELAEVLGGVVGASRPPIENGWISRAHQVGQSGKIVAPKLYIACGISGATQHTSGMLGSDYIVAINKDEDAPIFEIANVGIVGNVNEILPSMIEEMKKVKAK
- a CDS encoding acyl-CoA dehydrogenase produces the protein MNFKQDENHTQLQEMYREFAENEVKPIAKEIDETMRFPEENVAKMAEMGLLGIPFPEEYGGAGMDTLSYIQCVEELSKCCGTTGVIVSAHTSLCATPIYTYGTEEQKNKYLKPLASGEKLGAFALTEPVAGTDASMQKTTAVLEGDHYVLNGSKIFITNAGYADTYIVFAMTDKSKGTKGISAFIIEKDFPGFSVGSHELKMGIRASSTCELFFDNCIVPKENLLGEEGRGFNIAMATLDGGRIGIAAQALGIAEGAIDETVKYVKERVQFGRPISKFQNTQFELAKMRANTEAAKLLVYQAACAKDDHERFTHLAAMAKLVSANNASDVTRRCLQLFGGYGYTSDYPIERMMRDAKITEIYEGTSEVQMMVISGWMGVK
- a CDS encoding transposase-like zinc-binding domain-containing protein — protein: MIKTDYDLKKFEKYKKLMLKEKIYDKHNIKEYESCPYCGCKHFIKYGKYQGIQRYKCKNDKCSKTFSNTTFSVWKYLKYEPEKWIEFIELMCEGMTLECSARVLKITTTTAFYWRHKILHAVENHYKPESFRKCVSVMDYYVTKCSKGSRNKHYTYEEKIENKTAKIYGYMPRDVEILISAEDGEIPLINVKEKNETLKDTFKHNVLDNTEMGCYVHLEHINRKTIEECTIKHNRNLHKDIKRKYGFKVHINWVGIRHITDDFRVCKSMKNFIGGLNSWLWRFKGIATKYIGHYYSFYSLINSEENFDYMKIFFDILKNGSYASADEIINIHIENY